A segment of the Collimonas fungivorans genome:
CATCGACGCCCACGCCAAGGCTGCCCTGCTGATGGCCAGCATCCTGTTCGCCGCCGGCGTGTTCACCGGCATCATGACCAAATCCGGGATGCTGAGCGCCATGGCCAAGATGGCGGTCGGTTTCGTCCCGCCCTCCATGGCGTCGCATATCCCTGTGGTGCTGGGCCTGCTGTCGATGCCATTGTCGATGCTGTTCGATCCCGACTCTTTCTACTTCGGCGTGCTGCCCGTGATCGCCGAAGTCGGCCACATGCTGGGCGTACAGCCGCTGCATGTGGCGCAAGCCGCGCTGCTGGGCCAGATGACCACCGGCTTCCCCGTCAGCCCGCTGACGCCGGCGACCTTCCTGGTGGCTGGCCTGGCCGGCATCGACCTGGCCGATCACCAGAAATACACGTTCAAATACCTGTTCGCCGCGTCCGTCATCATGACCATCACCTGCGTCGTGATCGGCGTCTTTCCCCTGTGAGGCGCGTTTTAGATTAAGGAAACCAGCATGAGACATATCCGCATCGGCGCCGGCGCCGGCTACTCCGGCGACCGCATCGAACCCGCCATCGAACTGGCAGAGAAAGGCGAGATCGACTACCTGGTGTTCGAATGCCTGGCCGAGCGCACCATCGCCATTGCCCAGCAGGCCCGGATGAACGATCCTGCGCTCGGCTTCGATCCGCTGCTGGCGGAACGGATGCAGGCTGTGCTCGCCATCTGCAGCGAAAAAAAAATCAAGATCATCACCAATATGGGCGCAGCCAATCCGCTGGCCGCCGCCGCCATGGTCAGGCAGATTGCACAGGCCATGCACCTCAAGCTGAAAGTGGCGGCGATAACCGGCGACGATGTGCTGGATACCCTGAAAGCTGGCGACTACATCAGCGACCAGGACATCGCTGTCAATAGTCTCGGCGACAAGCTGCTGTCGGCCAACGCCTATATCGGCGCCGCGCCCCTGGTGGAGGCGCTGGCACAGGGCGCCGACGTGATCATCACCGGCCGCGTGGCCGATCCGGCGCTGTTCCTGGCGCCCTTGATCCACGAATTCAACTGGGCCATGGACGACTGGCATCGCCTCGGCCAGGGTACGCTGGTCGGGCATTTGCTGGAATGCGCCGGCCAGGTCAGCGGCGGCTACTTCGCCGATCCCGGCTACAAGGATGTTCAGGGACTGGCGCGGCTGGGGTTCCCGATCGGCGAGGTGGCGGAAGACGGTTCGGTGGTCATCACCAAGGTGACGGGCTCCGGCGGCCAGGTAACGCCGGCTACCTGCAAGGAACAGCTGCTGTACGAAATACACGATCCCGCCAGTTACCTGACGCCGGATGTGGTGGCCGATTTTTCCGCGGCCACCGTGCGGGAAATCGGTCCCGACCGGGTGCTGGTGCAAGGCGCTACCGGCCGCGCCAGGCCGGATACCCTGAAAGTATCGATAGGCTACATCGACAGCTACATCGGCGAAGGGCAGATTTCCTATGCCGGCCCGGGCGCGCTGGCGCGCGGCAAACTGGCGCAGGCCATTGTTGCGGAACGGCTGCAACTCAGCGCGGCGGTATTCGATGAAATCCGCTACGACCTGCTGGGCACCGACGCTATCCACGGCGCTGCCTTGTCTGCACAAGCGAGCGAACCGTATGAGGTACGGGTCCGCGTGAGCGCCCGCAGCGGCAGCATGCGCGATGCCATCCGCATCGGCAACGAAGTCGAAACGCTGTACACCTGCGGTCCGGCCGGCGGCGGCGGCGCCACCAAGACGGCGAAGGAAGTGGTCGCGGTGCAGTCATGCCTGCTGCCGCGCCGGCAAGTAACAACCTCTGTGCATTTCGAGTGAGGATGAAGATGAAACTACGCGAACTTGCCCATTCCCGCGCCGGCGACAAAGGCGACATCTCGAACATCTCGGTGATCGCCTACCAGGAGAAAGATTACGCGCTGCTGGAAAAATACCTGACCCCGGAACGGGTCAAAGCGCATTTCGCAGGCATCGTGCACGGCGAGGTGCTGCGCTATGCGCTGCCAAGCATTGGCGCGCTGAACTTCGTCATGCAACGCGCCCTGGGCGGCGGCGTCACCCGCTCGCTCGCGCTGGATGCTCACGGAAAATGCCTGAGTTCGGCGATAATGACCATGGAAATTCCAGACGATACCGATCCTTCCTGATCCATCCACCCCGCCAAGAAAGGAAGTCCATGAGAATGCAGATTGGCCGCTTGCCGACACAAGCCACACTGGCCCTTGCCCTTGCCACGCTGGGAGTCATGGCGTCGGCGCAAACGCTGTCACCGGAAACCCAGCGCTACCACGATATCTACAAAGAGCTGGTGGAAATCAATACCAGCCACTCCGCAGGCGACACTACAAAAGCCGCGCACGCGATGGAAAAACACTTGCTGGACGCCGGTTTCACGGCCAGCGATATCCAGGTGATCGAACCGTTCCCGCGCAAAGGCAACCTGGTGCTGCGTTTCAAGGGCAACGGCAGCAAGCAGCCGCTGCTGTTGCTGGCGCATATCGACGTGGTCGAAGCCAAGCGCGAAGACTGGAAAACCGATCCTTTTCAGCTGCAGGAAACCGGCGGCTATTTCACCGCCCGCGGCTCTATCGACGACAAGGCGATGGCCTCGGCTTTCGTCTCGGTGCTGAGCCAGCTCAAGCAGGAAGGATTCAAGCCCAGCCGCGACATCATCCTGGCGCTGACCACCGATGAAGAGCGTGGCGATGTAGAGAGCAACGGCGCCAAATGGCTGATCGCCAACAAGCCGGAATTGCTCAAGGCAGAGTTCGGCATCAACGAAGGCGGCGGCGGCGAGCTGCGCGACGGCAAGCCCAACCTGCACCGGATCCAGGTCGCCGAGAAAATCTATGCCACCTATGAACTGGAAGCGCGTGATGCCGGTGGCCACAGTTCGACCCCCACTGCCAGCAATCCGATCTATGCCATCGCCGCTGCCCTGAACAGACTGAGCGCCTACCGTTTCCCGGTGCACCTGGCCGAAGTCACCACCGGCTATTTCGCCCGCAGTGCGCCGTTTGCCAGCGGCCAGCTGGCCGCCGACATGCGTGCGGTCGGCAGCGGTAAGCCGGACGCCGCCGCGATAGAACGCTTATCGGCGATCCCCGACTACAACGCACAGTTGCGCAGCACCTGCGTGGCCACCATGGTCAGCGCCGGCCATGCGGAAAACGCGCTGCCGCAATCGGCCAAGGCCACGGTCAACTGCCGCATCCTGCCGCAAGACGATCCGGACGACATAGACCGCCAGCTCAAGCAGGTGATCAATAACGACAAGATCGCGGTGCGCTACACCAACAAACCGCTGCGCAGCCCGGCTTCACCGCTCAACGGCGACCTGGTGAAGACAGTCGAAGCGCTGACCCAGGACATGTGGCCAGGCGTGCCGGTAGTGCCGGCCATGAGCACCGGCGCCACCGACAGCAGCTATATGCGTAATGCCGGCATCCCGATGTACGGCGTCTCGGGCTTGTTCGTCGAGCCTTCCGACCGCCGCACGCACGGCCTCGACGAACGGGTCGAAATCCAGCGCGTTTACGACGGCCGCGAATTCCTCTACCGCCTAGTCAAGCGCCTGGCGCAATAGGGTAGCAAAAGCGCAGGAAAAAGAATCGACTCCGGCGCCAGCCGGAGCCGGCTTACTTTACTGCAGAATTCAAACGCAAGAACCAGAGTGTCCAGGGCCTGGATATGCCCTATGTTGCAGTTGTGCGGCGCCCGCCGCTTGCCAACTGACGGACACTCGCCATGAACTTTATCGAACTGCTCCTGCTCGCCGCGATCTGGGGCGCCTCTTTTCTCTTCCTGCGGATTGCCGCGCCAGAATTCGGTCCCTTCGCGCTGATTGCGCTGCGGGTCGGTATCGCCGCGCTGGTACTGGCGCCAGTGCTGCGCTCAGCCGCTGCCCGCAGCCAATGCCGCCGCAAGGCCTGGCCGCTGTTTGTAGTCGGCCTCAGCAATTCCGCGATACCGTTCGGCCTGTTCGCCTATTCCACCCTGTACGTGAACGCCGGCATCGATTCCATCTTGAATGCAACCACGCCGATCTGGGCTGCCCTGATCGCAGCTCTCTGGTTCGGGCAGGCCATGAACCGCAGCCAGGTCTGCGGCCTGATGCTGGGCTTGGCAGGGGTTGCGGTGCTGGTGTGGGATACGGCGGGCGCTGGCGTTGCGGGCGTGCCGCTGGCGATCGCCGCCGCGCTGCTGGCTGCCGTTTGCTATGGTTTCGCTGTGAACTATTCAAAGCGGCATCTGGCTGGAGTCCAGCCCCTGGTAGTCGCCTTCGGCAGCCAGTTGGCCGCCTCCATAGTACTGCTGCCGCCGGCGCTGCTGTCCTGGCCGCAACATGCGATCGCGCCCTCCATCTGGATTTGCGTCGCGGCGCTCGGCGTGGTCTGCACCGGCTTCGCCTATATCTTGTATTTCCGCCTGATCGAACGGGTAGGCGCAGCTTATGCTGCCTCCGTCACTTTCCTGATTCCGGTCTTCGGGCTGGTCTGGGGCGCCGTTTTCCTTAACGAAAAAATCACACCGGCGATGCTGGCCGGCTGCGCAATCACGCTGCTAGGGACTGCACTCGCTAGCGGCAAGCTGAACGGTTTGTTGGCAGGGAAGCGCAAAAGATTGGCGTGAACTGCGCGCGGCCATGACAAACAGGTATTGCCGCGTGCTAGGATAATGCCGAAAATCGACAGTTTATATAAACGTGCATCATCATTACGCTGGACGCCATGGGAAACCGATTCCCTTCCCGATCAACACTAAAAATGATTAACGAGACCCGCTGGCCTGCAGGGGTAAATCGGCGCGCAATGAGCCTCGGCTTGTTGCTGTCCTTGGTGCTGCATGCCGGTTTGCTCCAATTGTTCCGGCCTCACAAAACAATCGATACCGGCCCTACTGCGCAGGCGGCGATGACGCTGTTGCTGCTGCCGGCGGCGCCACCCCAACCAGCCTCGGTACGCACGCTGCCGCCGGCCAAGCCCGTTATCGTGCAGCGCGACCAGCGCCCTGCAAAATCTTCTGTACGCGCAAATACAATCGCCCCACTACCCGCGGCGCCGCCCGCCACCATCATCAGCGACACGGCAGCCCTCTCCCAGCCGGCCGACAAACAACCGCGCGTGGACTTGGACGCCGCATTGAAAACGGCCAGGCAGATAGCAACAGATCCCGCCGGCAGACGCAACGGCACTGCCGTCTCGCAATTGCAAACGCATCCACTCGAAGCCCGGCCGGACAGCCGCCTGGCGCAGGACATTCAACGCAGCGCGCGCGCCGGCTGCCTCGACGTCGGCCGTCCCTTTGGCTTATTGGCGCCGCTGGTGCTGGCTGCAGATGCGGTATTGTCAAAAAAAGATGGCGGCTGCAAGTGGTAACGCTTGTCCTTGTAGCCGGCTGCTTACGGTGTTACATTTTTCTCTTTTGCAATTCAAGGTCAGGGTCAAATAAATTATTCGACTCTGACCCTAATTAACTGCGGCAACGAAGGAGAGAAAACGATATGCGCGCCATCCTCAATTTCCTGTGGTTTGTGCTGGGCGGGGTGTTCATGGGCCTGGGCTGGTGGCTGGCAGGCGCCGTCGCCTTCCTCACGATAGTCGGCATCCCATGGGGCAAAGCCTGTTTCGTGATCGGACAGTTCACTTTCTTCCCCTTCGGCAGGGAAGCCGTGAGCCGCAAGGAACTGAACAACAGAGACGATATCGGCACCGGCAGCCTGGGCCTGGTCGGCAATATCCTGTGGTTCGTGTTTGCCGGCATCTGGCTGGCTATCGGCCATGTGCTGTCGGCCATCGCCTGCTTCATCACCATCATCGGCATTCCATTCGGCGTCCAGCACCTGAAGCTGGCCGGCATTGCGCTGGCGCCGATAGGGAAAACCATTGTGACGAAAGAAGTGGCGGCTGCGGCGCGCCGCCAAGGCGCGGAAGATAGTGTAGCCAAGTTGCGCGGCAACGCGTAGGCAACGAGAATCGCCGGGTTACGCTTATTTTTTACCGGTGCGGCCTGCACTTTGCGGCAAAGTATTTGCAACCGCGCCGCGCACTTCAAAACGGACCTGGTCAACCACGGCCATTTTATGGTCCAGCAATTCCAGCACATGCCGGCCGGGCCACGGCATCCAGTCGAAAGCAAGCTGCGGATCGGAAGCGGCTGCCTGGCGCTTGGCTGTCTTGCCATTTGCCTTGCCGGCCTGCGCCACCGGCATTGCCAGCAGCTTGCCATCCAGCCGCCACATGCCGCTGGACAAGCCATCGGCGGCAAACCGTATGCGCTGCCGCTGCGGCGGAATATCCGGGTCCAGCGCGACCAGCATGCCCGGCGTCGGATAACGGATGGCGATGCTGATGTCATCTGACTTGGCGGTGGTGATCAGGCTTTGCTCTGTCCCAGCCAGGAAATACTCCGGACGCGACGCTTCAAGCTTGTCCTGGTAGCGGATGTCCTGCTCCACCACGCCGGCCGGTTTTTTCGGGATCTGCTGCCGCAGCTGGTCACGCGTGTGCAGGTATTGCATCACTTCCTGCCAGATCGGCGCGGCGCCGGTCACGCCGGATACGTCCCACATCGGCAGGCCGGACGCATTGCCGACCCAGACGCCTACCGTATACCGGTCCGAATAACCGACCGCCCAGTTGTCGCGCATGTCCTTGGAAGTACCGGTCTTGACCGCCGCCCAGACGCGCGTCGAAAGCGCGTTCTCCAGGCCGAAGGTGCGGCTGCGGGCGCTGCGGTCGGACAAGATGTCGCCGATGATGAAAGCGGCGCCGGGATCCATTACCTTGCGCATTTTTACCGCAGGATCGCTCAGCGCAGTACGCACGCCGCTGTAGCGCCCCTGGTTGGCCAGCGCGCGGTAGGCATTGCTCAGCGCCAGCAAGCTGACGTCGGCGCTGCCCAGCGCCAGGCTGTAGCCGTAATAGTCGCCGGATTCGCGCAACTGGAAACCCAGTCCTTGCAGCCGCTCGAAGAAAGTCGTGGGCGTCACCGTCACCAGGGTCCGCACCGCCGGAATGTTCAGCGACGACGCCAGGGCGGTCCGCACACTGACCAGGCCTTTAAACTGCTTGTCGTAATTTTGCGGGATGTACAAGCCGCTGGCGGTCGGCAGGTTGATCGCCGAATCGTTCAGGATCGAGGCTGCGGTCATCCACTTTTTTTCGATCGCCAGTTCGTACAGGAACGGTTTCAAGGTCGAGCCAGCCTGGCGCAAAGCAACCACGCCGTCGACATCGGCCGCGTTCGAAAAGGAACCGCTGGAACCGACCCAGGCCAGCACGTCGCCGCTGGCGTTGTCGAGCACGACAATGGCGCCGTCTTCGATATTGCGTTCCACCAGCGCCGCCAGCTGGCGCCGCAAGGCATCGTTGGCAAAACGCTGCACGCCGCCATCCAGGGTTGAACGCACAGACTGCCCGGGTGTACGCAGCAGCTTGCGCGCCAGGTGCGGCGCCAGTTGCGGTGCGGTGGTGGTGACGATGACTTCCGAGTTGGAGCCGGTGCGCACCAGCGCCAGCAAGGTGAAATCTTCCAGACCCTTGCATTCATCTCCCGAGCGCTGTTCCCGCAAGATGCGGCAGGCGCGTTCGGCGACCCTGGCCGGCGTCGCGTTCGGGCCGCGGATCAGCGCCACCGCAATCGCCGCTTCGCGCTGGCTCAGGCCGCTGGGGTGTTTGCCGAACAATACCCGCGACAAGGCGTGTATGCCGACCAGCTCGCCCCTGAAACTGACCAGGTTCAGGTAGGCTTCCAGGATCTGGTCCTTGCGCCAGTTGCGCTCCAACTGCTGCGCCACTACCACCTGCGACATTTTCTGCCCGATCGAACGTGGCGCATTGCGCCGCCGCAGGTCGTCATCCAGCAAACCCGCCAGTTGCATGGTGATGGTCGAAGCGCCGCGGGTCTTGGTGTTCCACAGGTTGCCCCACGCTGCCGCCGCCACGGCGTTCCAGTCGACCCCGCTGTGCTGGTAGAAACGCCGGTCTTCCGACGCCACCAGTGCATTGCGCAGCGCCGGCGACACATCTTCCAGCGCCACCCACGACAGGCGTCGTTCGTTCGGATTCATGCGGACCTGCTGCAGCAGCTGGCCCTTGCGGTCGTACAGGCTAGCTTCGGAAGAACGGAACTCCTGCTGCACATCGGCGAAACTTTGCAGGGCGTGCACCGGGCCGGCACTTAAGGCCAGCACCAAGGCCAACGTCGGTGCAGCGCCCGGCGCCCAGCGCCTGATTCCAGTCGACTTCACTTCACCGTCCATTTCTGGTTAGGACTCTCACCAAACATTTCCGGCGCATACATCGCTTCCACCCGGGTCGGCGGCAAGCTGAATTCGCCTGGGTTGTTGATGCGGAAGGTGTATGTCATGGTGAATTTCCCCTTCGGCACGTACTCGTAATAGCTGCGGAACGCTTCAAAACTGCGTTCTTCGTACGTCACCCAGGCGCTGCCGCTAGGCCGTTCGCTGCTGGTGGCGATGGCCGAATCGCGGCCCAGGCCCGAACCCAGCAGGGTGGCGCCTGCCGGGATCGGATCGGTCACCACCACCCAGGTCATGTCGGTCTGCGCATCGATTTCGAGGTCGATCCGCACGATGTCGCCGCGCGTGTATTTGCCTTTTTCCTTTTGCTCGACCGGAACAATGTTCTTACTGATCCGGTAGCCGCTGGAGAACGGTTTCTTCAACACTACTGCAGCCAGGCTTTGCACCGTCACCCATGGCGCGCCGCTGCCGGCATGGCTCAGCTTCAGGTCTGCAGCAGCAGCGGACACCGGCCATGGCAATTGCAGCTTGCCGGCCTCGGCCACATTAGCTGTGGCGGGCCAACTGTAGCTCTGGCTGCCGCTGACGGTAGCGCCCTGCTCCAGGCTGGCCTTGGTCACGCCCGTCACTTTTTCCGACTCGAACTTGCGCGCGAACTTCTGCAACGCCAGCGAGCCCCACAGGTTGGCCGTAGTGGTCGACCAGTGGCCGCGCGACTGACGCTGGATGGCGCCGTTGATCAGCTTCGGCATGTCTTCTTTCCAGGCCGGATTTTCCAGCATGGTCAGCACCAGCCGGTTGGCGTTAACGTCGGCGCTGGCCATCAGCCACCACCAGTAGTCGCTGCTCTCGGTGGAGAAGCCCATGCGCGTGCTTTGGTAATTCAGACGCGAACGGATGATCTGGTCGGCTTCGGCCTGGCGCTTGGCGCGCTCTGGAATGCTGGAAACCCGTTGCAGGATGTTGATCCAGTCCAGCAGCGCCGAGGTCGGCCACAGGTTGGGCGAGATCTGGATCGAATCCAACATCGCCGGCCGTACCCGATCGTAGCGCGACAAGGCTTCCAGCGCCGCCAGCTTGCGCACGTCCAGGTCTTTCTGCGGCGACCAGAAATCGCGGGTGATCTTGCCTTCCACGAACGCCGCGAGGCCATCGAGCATCTTGTCGCGGCTTTGCTGCGGAATCGCAAAACCCGATTCCTGGGTTACCGCCAGCAGGTAAGCCGTCAATGTATCGCTGCCGCGGCGGGCATTGCCTTCGTTCGGCGGATAATAATAAGCCAGGCCGTCGCTATCCAGGTAGGTCGGCAAATCGTTCAATACCTTTTGCCACATCGCCTCATCGCGCAATCCTATCGCGCGCGAAGTCTTTTGCTCCAGACAAGAGAACGGATAATTGACGAAGTAACGGCGCAGGCCCTCGTTGCCGGAGGCTAGCGACGGCGCCAGCGAGATCGCCAGGCCGCCACGCCCCGGCAAACCGTCCGCGGGTGGCGCTACCGCCATGCTGAACGGCTTGTCGAGCTGGAACAGGGTGGCTTGCTGCACCGTCACCGGCACTGCAGGCACCACGCGCTGGGTGAACTTGATGCTGTCCTTGACCTTCGGTCCGCCCTGTTCCTGGGCATTGATCTCCCATGCCAGCTGGCCGACGTCCGCCGGTACTGTCACGGCCCACACCAGCTCACGGGTTTCACCGGCGGGAATGTTCTCATCCTTGGCCGCCAACGGCGTTGCCGCCAGGCCGGCGGCCTGCGCCGTGGCATGGACTTGCATGGCGCGGGTGGTGGTGTTGCGCACCGTAACCAGCGCGCTGAAATTGTCGCCTTCGCGCACCAGCGGCGGCAAGCCGGAAATCAGCTGCAGGTCCTGGGTCGAGCGGATGCTGACGGCGCCGGTACCGAACAGGCTGTCGCCGCTTTGCGCCACCGCCACGATCTTGAAGCTGGTCAGCGCATCGTTCAGAGGCACGTCAACCTGAGCCCGGCCGTTAGCGTCCAGCACAATCACCGGTTTCCACAACAGCAAGGTGTCGAACAGTTCACGGGTCGGCGATTTGCCGCCGCCGCCGCCGGCAGGAATCGCCTTGCGGCCGTAATGGCGCTTGCCGACTACCTGCATTTGCGCGGTCGAGGTTTCCACGCCGTAGCTGCGCCGCTGCAACATCGCCTCCAGCAGATTCCAGCTGCGGTTGGGCTCTAGCTCCAGCAAGGCTTCGTCGACTGCCGCCAAGGCTATCTCAGCGCCGGCAGCTGGTTTGCCGTTCGGCAGGTTGACCTGGATGTTCACCTTGGCGGTGGTGCGGATCGCATAGCTGGGCTGGTCGGCCTTGACCGTCACCGCCAGCTGGTTGGCGGCAGTGCCGACCGTGATTTCGGCAATGCCGTATTTATAGGCCGGCTTGGCAAGGTCGACGGTAGCGCTCGGCGCCTGGTACTCCTTGAATTCGCTCCACCAGTTCAGCGGCTCTTTCCAGCCCCAGGTAAAGAAGGAATACCAGGGTACGTCGCGCATGCGGCCGCGCACCGCCAGCACCGAGACGAACACATTGGGACCGTAACCGGCCTTGACCGGCAGGCTGAAGGTCGGATCTTGCCCGCTCAGCTGCACTACCTGGGTTTCGATCACGCCTTCGCGCTCTACCGCGACCAGAGCGGTGGCGTAGCGGAACGGCATGCGCACCTGGAACCTGGCGTTTTCGCCTGGCTGGTAAATCTTTTTCTCAGGCAGGATATCGATGCGGTCCTGGTTTTCGCCATCGAACCACAATTCGCCTTGCTTGGTGACCCAGACCGAGCTGCTGGCGAGCGCAGGATAACCGCTGCCGTCCTGGCCCTTGGCGGTGAGTTCGATATTGCCCGGCTCCAGCAGTTCCACGCTGCAGATCATCAAGCCGCGGGCGTCGGTCTTGCCGGAACACAGCGGTCCCAGGTCGCTGCCTGTAGCGGTGTTTTCGTAGGCATAGAAACCACCCACCATACGCTTGCGATGCGAATTGGTCTGTTTGCTGGAACCGCTGATTTCAATCGGCACGCCGGCTTGCGGCTGGCCTGCCGGATTGAGGGCAACCGCGGTCAGGGTCAGTTTCTTCTTGACCGAAACCCACTCCCCTGCTTTCAAGCCGACCACCACCGCCGAAGGCCAGATCGGCGTGACGCTCGATACGGTCTGGATTTCGCCGTTCGGATCGGCGTACGTCATTTCCGTCAGCAATTCCTTCGGCGCGGTGATGGCGGGCATGTCCTTCACCACGGTTTTGCCGGCGCCGTTCTTGTCCAAGGTCACCGGCAATTTGTCGGCTACGATTTTCTGGCTCTCGGCACTGCTGTCCTCATCGTTGCGCCCCGCTGCGAAAGAATAACCGTCGTAGCCGGAAAAACTGACCGACTTGCCGCGCAACAGGCTGGTGACGTGCACTGCCTGGCCGGAAGCGCCGCCGCCGTTGAGGTAATTCAGCTGCACGTCGAGCGGCACTTCCTTGGGCGCCACCAGGATCTTGGGCGGCGTGATCCGTCCCTGCAGCAAAGGCAGGCGGAATTCTTCGACGCGGAAGCTGCCGCTGCTGTAGCTGCGGCGATTTTCATCGTAACCTCCGCTGTCAGAATCAGCGTCGCTGTCTGCATCGCCGTCTGCATTACCGCCGCTAACGCCGCTCTTGACCTTGCCGCCGTCCAGCACCACCTCGTAACTGCCGAGCTTGGCCTCCTTCGGAATCTGGAACACGGTCTCGGCATTCTTCTGCCCGCGCCAGCTCAGCGCAAACTGATATTCCTGGCCGCTGCCCTGGTGGGTGATGCGCACCCGCGTCGGCAGCTTGTCGTTCGGCAGCAAGCCGAATCCCTGCATGGTCTCGGTGCGGATCACGTGTTTCATCGATACAGTTTCACCGGCGCGGAACAGAGTACGGTCAAATATCGTGTGCGCCCGCACGGTGGCGGATTTGTCGTAATCCATCGGCAGGTTGAAGCGCCAGGATTCGATACCGTCATTCCAGGAAGTCCGCGCAAAAGCCATGTCGGCGCGGCCCTTGTCGTCGGTCTTGCGGGCGCTGACAAAAAAGCCGTCGATATGCCCCGGCTCGTTGCTGTCGCCATTGCGGCAACCGTCTACCGGGAACTCCGGCACCATGGCGATCCCGGTCTTGTCGGTCTTGCCGCGCCACAGTTCGGTGCCGCGGCAATCGGAAATACGGACATCGGCATCGCTCACCGGTTTGGCGCTGTCGAGCGTGGTGACCCACACCGCGCCATTCTGGCGGCCGATCTTGACGTGCACCGACAGGTTGGTCACCAGCGCGCTGGTGCGCACATACATGGGCGCGGCCTTGCCTAGCAGCGAGGCGCCCAGTTTTTGCGATTCCAGTTCGACCACATAGAAACCGGGGTCTTTGAGCGGGATGCCGATCACTTCAAACGGCCGCACGCCGTCCTTGCTGTCCGGCGACGGCGGCAACGCCAGGGTCTTGGCGCCGGCCTGCTTCGCCAGCAAACCGATGCTGCGGGTTTCCACCTGCTTCTTGCCGATGGTGATGGTGGTTTCGTGATACTTCCTGAGCTTGGTCAGCCAGGCGATGATGTTCTGGTCGTCGCTGACTTTCAGGTTGCTGACCGTACCTGGATTGACCTTGCCGTCGGCGCTGCGGGCCAGCATGCCGGTTTCGACGCTGCGCAAGGTGACCGGCAAGGTGGCGTCGGCGTTGAGTTCAATGATGCCGAACGGCGCCGAAGGAAATTTCGCCAGCGGCGGATAATCCGCCATCCGCACTTTCAGCGGAAACGCAGCGGCATTCGACAGTGGCCGGCCAGTCTCGTCCTGGAAACCTTGCGGCAGGTTGACGCTGAGTTCCGCTTTCTCGGCAAATGGCGGCTTGAAGGTCAGCTGCGAAACGGTGTCGTCGGTATCGTTCTTTTCAAAAAACGGCTTCAGCTTGCCGTTGGCGGCGCTCAGCGTCACGCCTTCCGCCAGAGCGCGCGGGACCGGCGCAGTAAACAGGATGCGCAACGGCAGGATGGGCGCGCAGGCAGCATTGGCGTTCTCGCGCTCGCAACTGACGCTGGCGGTGAACGTCGGCCGCACCTTGAATTTGAATACTTGCGGCTGGCTGCTGGCAATGCCGGAAGCCGTGCTCACGCCTTTGTCCCAGGTCAGGCTGACCGCGCTGTCGTTAGGCAAGCGCTGCTGGCATTGCACGGTGCTGACCCGTTCCGGATTGATCTTGTCGGCAAAATGATCGAGCAGCTGCTTGCGTTCGGCGCCGGCGATGAACTTGACCGGAATCCGTTCATGCACGCCCTCGGCCTGGCAGTACACATGTTTCAGTATGCTGTCGCTGGTGGCGGCGCCGTTCTGGATCAGTATGAAGACTTGCTCTTCATCGATATGGTCGCCGCGCGGCATGATGTCGACCACCGCCGGGCCGCCGGTATTGAACTGGAATACGGTCTTGCCGCTGACTGCGGCGCCGGACAGCAGCTTGAACCCGGTTTTCACGGTGAAGCCGCAGCGTGTTCCTGGCGGTAGGTCGCGCACGAAATCGTAGATCCAGTTGCGCTCATCGGCCCAGCGCCCGCTGCCGGCTTCGGAACAGTTGATATCGAACG
Coding sequences within it:
- a CDS encoding alpha-2-macroglobulin family protein: MQAAIERKKTSSSAVSFPGLFFFGQKRPGAAVRSTLALFMALLGGQMAQAAHGANISSFSPQGEISQVRQVRVNFSEAAIKFGDPKAPTPFDINCSEAGSGRWADERNWIYDFVRDLPPGTRCGFTVKTGFKLLSGAAVSGKTVFQFNTGGPAVVDIMPRGDHIDEEQVFILIQNGAATSDSILKHVYCQAEGVHERIPVKFIAGAERKQLLDHFADKINPERVSTVQCQQRLPNDSAVSLTWDKGVSTASGIASSQPQVFKFKVRPTFTASVSCERENANAACAPILPLRILFTAPVPRALAEGVTLSAANGKLKPFFEKNDTDDTVSQLTFKPPFAEKAELSVNLPQGFQDETGRPLSNAAAFPLKVRMADYPPLAKFPSAPFGIIELNADATLPVTLRSVETGMLARSADGKVNPGTVSNLKVSDDQNIIAWLTKLRKYHETTITIGKKQVETRSIGLLAKQAGAKTLALPPSPDSKDGVRPFEVIGIPLKDPGFYVVELESQKLGASLLGKAAPMYVRTSALVTNLSVHVKIGRQNGAVWVTTLDSAKPVSDADVRISDCRGTELWRGKTDKTGIAMVPEFPVDGCRNGDSNEPGHIDGFFVSARKTDDKGRADMAFARTSWNDGIESWRFNLPMDYDKSATVRAHTIFDRTLFRAGETVSMKHVIRTETMQGFGLLPNDKLPTRVRITHQGSGQEYQFALSWRGQKNAETVFQIPKEAKLGSYEVVLDGGKVKSGVSGGNADGDADSDADSDSGGYDENRRSYSSGSFRVEEFRLPLLQGRITPPKILVAPKEVPLDVQLNYLNGGGASGQAVHVTSLLRGKSVSFSGYDGYSFAAGRNDEDSSAESQKIVADKLPVTLDKNGAGKTVVKDMPAITAPKELLTEMTYADPNGEIQTVSSVTPIWPSAVVVGLKAGEWVSVKKKLTLTAVALNPAGQPQAGVPIEISGSSKQTNSHRKRMVGGFYAYENTATGSDLGPLCSGKTDARGLMICSVELLEPGNIELTAKGQDGSGYPALASSSVWVTKQGELWFDGENQDRIDILPEKKIYQPGENARFQVRMPFRYATALVAVEREGVIETQVVQLSGQDPTFSLPVKAGYGPNVFVSVLAVRGRMRDVPWYSFFTWGWKEPLNWWSEFKEYQAPSATVDLAKPAYKYGIAEITVGTAANQLAVTVKADQPSYAIRTTAKVNIQVNLPNGKPAAGAEIALAAVDEALLELEPNRSWNLLEAMLQRRSYGVETSTAQMQVVGKRHYGRKAIPAGGGGGKSPTRELFDTLLLWKPVIVLDANGRAQVDVPLNDALTSFKIVAVAQSGDSLFGTGAVSIRSTQDLQLISGLPPLVREGDNFSALVTVRNTTTRAMQVHATAQAAGLAATPLAAKDENIPAGETRELVWAVTVPADVGQLAWEINAQEQGGPKVKDSIKFTQRVVPAVPVTVQQATLFQLDKPFSMAVAPPADGLPGRGGLAISLAPSLASGNEGLRRYFVNYPFSCLEQKTSRAIGLRDEAMWQKVLNDLPTYLDSDGLAYYYPPNEGNARRGSDTLTAYLLAVTQESGFAIPQQSRDKMLDGLAAFVEGKITRDFWSPQKDLDVRKLAALEALSRYDRVRPAMLDSIQISPNLWPTSALLDWINILQRVSSIPERAKRQAEADQIIRSRLNYQSTRMGFSTESSDYWWWLMASADVNANRLVLTMLENPAWKEDMPKLINGAIQRQSRGHWSTTTANLWGSLALQKFARKFESEKVTGVTKASLEQGATVSGSQSYSWPATANVAEAGKLQLPWPVSAAAADLKLSHAGSGAPWVTVQSLAAVVLKKPFSSGYRISKNIVPVEQKEKGKYTRGDIVRIDLEIDAQTDMTWVVVTDPIPAGATLLGSGLGRDSAIATSSERPSGSAWVTYEERSFEAFRSYYEYVPKGKFTMTYTFRINNPGEFSLPPTRVEAMYAPEMFGESPNQKWTVK